A part of Lacibacter sp. H407 genomic DNA contains:
- a CDS encoding UbiX family flavin prenyltransferase encodes MHKIVISVTGASGSIYAKLLLQKLSAVKEQWTEVSVVMTENAKEVWRTELQDEEYKDLPFKVYSTTDFSAPFASGSGQYNTMIIIPCSMGTLGRIATGVSNDLITRAADVVLKERRKLICVVRDTPYNLIHIRNMETVTLAGGIICPATPSFYSVPKTIEEVAATVVDRVLDLAGIDIKTYRWGK; translated from the coding sequence GTGCATAAAATTGTTATTTCTGTTACCGGCGCCAGTGGATCGATCTATGCGAAACTCTTATTGCAAAAGCTTTCAGCCGTAAAAGAGCAATGGACAGAAGTGTCGGTTGTAATGACGGAGAATGCGAAAGAAGTATGGCGTACTGAGTTACAGGACGAAGAATACAAGGACCTTCCCTTCAAAGTATATTCAACAACTGATTTTTCTGCACCGTTTGCATCGGGTTCAGGACAATACAATACTATGATCATTATTCCCTGCAGCATGGGTACGTTGGGACGTATTGCAACAGGTGTATCAAACGATCTGATCACACGTGCTGCTGATGTTGTGTTGAAAGAACGGAGAAAACTGATCTGTGTGGTGCGTGATACGCCGTACAATTTGATCCATATCCGGAATATGGAAACCGTTACATTGGCCGGTGGAATTATTTGTCCTGCTACTCCAAGTTTTTACAGCGTGCCCAAAACAATTGAAGAAGTTGCTGCTACTGTTGTTGATCGTGTATTGGATCTGGCGGGTATCGATATTAAAACGTATCGTTGGGGGAAGTGA
- a CDS encoding MBL fold metallo-hydrolase, whose protein sequence is MNRKFFLQSATLGIGALAFQQSLLAQIFQQEAWKIKMLTDNIGVFTERGGTILFYISKEGMVVVDTQFPEQSKHLIDELKKRSEQPFKLLINTHHHGDHSGGNISFKGLVENVLAHENSKANQERVAKQSKTEDKQLFPNQTFGKTWSQKIGNEKITLHYFGAAHTDGDALIHFEHADIVHMGDLINNRRYPFIDRTAGASIKSWIEVLEKTIKHFNKKTTFVYGHASEGFEVYGKANDIKAMQDYFEKLLVFGETEIKAGKTKEEFLKNKSIPGVTEWIGGGIERSLTAVYDELTIK, encoded by the coding sequence ATGAACAGAAAATTCTTTCTTCAATCAGCCACACTCGGTATTGGTGCATTGGCTTTTCAACAATCATTACTTGCACAGATCTTTCAACAGGAAGCATGGAAAATAAAAATGCTCACCGATAATATTGGTGTGTTTACAGAACGTGGAGGCACCATTCTGTTTTATATCAGCAAAGAAGGCATGGTGGTAGTTGACACGCAGTTCCCCGAACAAAGCAAGCACTTGATCGATGAATTGAAAAAGAGATCGGAGCAACCGTTCAAACTACTCATCAACACTCATCACCATGGCGATCATAGCGGTGGTAATATTTCGTTCAAAGGTTTGGTTGAAAATGTATTGGCGCATGAAAATTCAAAAGCAAACCAGGAACGTGTAGCCAAACAAAGTAAAACAGAAGACAAACAATTATTTCCTAACCAAACATTTGGCAAAACATGGAGCCAAAAGATAGGTAATGAAAAAATTACGTTGCATTATTTTGGTGCTGCACATACCGATGGTGATGCATTGATCCATTTTGAACATGCAGATATTGTACACATGGGCGACCTGATCAACAACCGTCGTTATCCGTTTATTGACCGCACAGCAGGTGCTTCCATTAAAAGTTGGATTGAAGTGTTAGAAAAAACAATCAAGCATTTTAATAAGAAAACAACATTTGTGTATGGTCATGCTTCCGAAGGATTTGAAGTGTATGGAAAAGCAAATGACATCAAAGCCATGCAGGATTATTTTGAGAAGCTATTGGTATTTGGCGAAACAGAAATAAAAGCCGGAAAAACAAAAGAAGAATTTTTAAAGAACAAATCAATTCCCGGTGTTACTGAGTGGATCGGCGGCGGTATTGAACGATCGCTTACGGCTGTGTATGATGAGTTGACGATCAAATAA
- a CDS encoding MFS transporter, translating into MTTPLPTDPFQAVRITEFRNFAIARFLFIMGLRMMGTLVGWWMYELTGDPLALGLIGLAEVIPAVSMALYAGHVVDQSDRRNMIIRSVLSYGVCVALLVFISTAYFEQQFGKATIISLVYVVIFVTGIIRAFSGPSFGAIISQLVPRPVLPNAVTWSQGTWLTASVTGHALAGFLIAGFGITGTLTAIILSIALALLIFTTVDNKPAPAQAEKKTWESVKEGIRFVYKTKEVLSVLVLDMFAVLFGGAVAMVPVFAKDILKVGPIGFGWLNAAADFGAIVIVVLLTVFPLRKQQGKLLLYAVAGFGVCIIIFGISQLFWLSFMALFLAGLLDGISIVVRGTILQLKTPDELRGRVMSVNSMFINSSNELGQFESGIAARLMGVVPSVIFGGCMTVAVVIATWLKAPRLRKLEY; encoded by the coding sequence GTGACAACTCCATTACCAACCGATCCATTTCAGGCTGTGCGTATTACCGAATTCAGAAACTTTGCCATTGCAAGGTTTTTGTTCATTATGGGTTTACGAATGATGGGCACCCTGGTTGGCTGGTGGATGTATGAACTTACCGGCGATCCGTTGGCGCTGGGTTTGATTGGTTTGGCAGAAGTGATCCCTGCCGTTTCAATGGCGTTATATGCTGGTCATGTGGTTGATCAAAGCGATCGTCGCAATATGATCATTCGCTCTGTCTTATCGTATGGCGTTTGCGTGGCACTGTTAGTATTCATTTCCACTGCCTATTTTGAACAGCAGTTTGGGAAAGCAACAATTATCTCACTGGTGTACGTTGTAATTTTTGTAACCGGTATCATCCGTGCTTTCAGCGGACCATCGTTCGGAGCAATTATTTCGCAATTGGTTCCAAGACCCGTGCTTCCAAACGCTGTAACGTGGAGTCAGGGTACATGGTTAACAGCTTCGGTAACAGGACATGCATTGGCAGGTTTTCTCATTGCCGGTTTTGGTATTACGGGCACCTTAACAGCCATCATTTTATCGATTGCGTTGGCCCTACTCATCTTCACAACTGTTGACAATAAACCAGCACCTGCACAGGCCGAAAAGAAAACATGGGAAAGTGTGAAAGAAGGCATCCGGTTTGTGTATAAAACAAAAGAAGTATTGAGCGTATTAGTACTGGATATGTTTGCCGTATTGTTTGGTGGTGCCGTAGCCATGGTGCCGGTGTTTGCAAAAGACATTTTGAAAGTAGGGCCCATTGGTTTTGGATGGTTGAATGCAGCAGCAGATTTTGGAGCCATCGTAATTGTCGTATTACTAACGGTGTTCCCTCTGCGCAAACAGCAAGGAAAATTGCTGCTTTATGCAGTTGCCGGCTTTGGAGTATGCATCATCATTTTCGGCATCTCTCAATTATTCTGGCTATCGTTCATGGCCTTGTTTCTCGCAGGTTTGTTAGATGGCATCAGTATTGTAGTACGTGGTACTATTTTGCAATTAAAAACGCCGGATGAATTGAGAGGCAGGGTAATGAGTGTAAACAGTATGTTCATCAACAGCAGTAACGAACTGGGCCAGTTTGAAAGTGGTATTGCGGCACGACTGATGGGCGTAGTTCCATCTGTGATCTTTGGTGGATGTATGACGGTTGCTGTGGTTATTGCTACCTGGCTAAAAGCACCCCGTCTTCGAAAGTTGGAATATTGA
- a CDS encoding deoxynucleoside kinase, with product MKYNFVTIEGNIGAGKTTLAHLLSKYFNARLILEEFADNPFLPKFYENPQQFAFPLELFFMAERYKQLKDLLHTQDLFNSITISDYLFTKCLLFAKVNLPADEFRLYQSLFDIIHQQLVQPEILIYLHSPVDRLQQNIKRRNRSYEQQIGDDYLLSIQETYTQYIKQHNIKTLFVDASNADFLSNEKHLQVIIDALDQEYEQGQHYITLP from the coding sequence ATGAAGTACAACTTTGTAACTATAGAAGGAAATATTGGCGCTGGTAAAACCACACTGGCACACTTGCTCAGTAAATATTTTAATGCCCGGTTGATACTAGAAGAATTTGCAGACAATCCATTCCTGCCCAAGTTTTACGAAAACCCGCAGCAGTTCGCCTTTCCGCTGGAATTGTTTTTTATGGCTGAGCGCTACAAACAGTTGAAAGATCTGCTGCATACGCAAGACCTTTTTAACTCCATTACGATTTCTGATTATCTATTCACAAAATGCCTGTTGTTTGCAAAGGTGAATTTACCGGCCGATGAATTTCGATTGTACCAGAGTTTGTTTGATATCATCCATCAGCAATTGGTGCAACCGGAAATTCTTATTTACCTCCATTCACCCGTTGACCGTTTACAACAGAACATCAAACGAAGAAACCGCAGCTACGAACAGCAGATCGGCGACGACTACCTGCTGAGTATCCAGGAAACATATACGCAATACATCAAACAGCATAATATTAAAACACTGTTCGTTGATGCCAGCAATGCCGATTTTTTGAGCAATGAAAAACATTTGCAGGTAATTATTGATGCGCTGGATCAGGAATACGAACAAGGGCAACATTACATTACACTTCCCTGA
- the folK gene encoding 2-amino-4-hydroxy-6-hydroxymethyldihydropteridine diphosphokinase — MPLHHVFILLGSNQGQRKQFLQKAMQQIQLYCGSIVNESSIYETAAWGNTKQASFLNKVISIRTKLPPDDLMKKLLEIELNLGRVRIEKYGPRTIDLDILFYDALIYHSAIVTLPHPAIQDRKFVLIPLAELSPGKIHPVYKKTINTLLKECADQLAVIKH; from the coding sequence ATGCCGCTGCATCATGTTTTTATTTTACTCGGAAGTAATCAAGGCCAACGGAAACAGTTCCTTCAAAAAGCTATGCAACAAATACAATTGTACTGCGGCAGCATTGTAAACGAATCATCGATTTACGAAACGGCCGCCTGGGGCAATACCAAACAGGCTTCTTTTCTTAACAAAGTCATTTCGATCCGTACCAAACTGCCGCCCGATGATCTCATGAAAAAACTGTTGGAGATCGAGCTGAACCTGGGCCGTGTACGCATCGAAAAATATGGACCACGCACCATTGATCTTGATATTTTATTTTACGACGCACTTATTTATCATTCAGCAATTGTTACACTACCCCACCCTGCTATTCAGGATCGAAAATTTGTATTGATACCGCTGGCAGAACTGTCGCCCGGAAAAATTCATCCTGTTTACAAAAAAACGATCAACACATTGCTGAAAGAATGCGCCGATCAATTGGCTGTGATAAAACATTGA
- a CDS encoding ABC transporter permease, translating into MSQSYSQWKAMLAISKASFRAIFRSPSAVIFSFAFPLIFILVFGFIGGGSPTVRVGFTTSTDTSLNNAVYQQLLKYKTIRVVEKPEEELRNDLSKGRITAILDMQPNSSGSFPLYKISIQTSTASVDRLAILQSTLKDVIVNLDRRAAPDAPTYATIDLPPPMPGRVYKTIDFILPGQLGFSLLSAGVFGVAFLFFNLRQQLVLKRFFATPIRKGYILFGEGISRVLFQLITAVVILLIGRFVFGFTLVHGVVTFLEMLVLSLVGLIVFMGFGFVVSGLAKNESTIPPFANMFTLPQFLLAGTFFSIDTFPKWLQPICRVLPLTHLNDAMRNVAFEGSHLIDCGKQLGILGLWGIGIYAIAIKVFRWE; encoded by the coding sequence ATGAGTCAATCGTACAGCCAGTGGAAAGCAATGCTGGCTATTTCCAAAGCAAGTTTTCGGGCCATCTTCCGAAGTCCGTCGGCTGTTATTTTCAGTTTCGCTTTTCCGCTCATCTTTATTCTGGTATTTGGATTTATTGGCGGCGGTAGCCCAACAGTACGTGTTGGATTTACAACTTCAACCGATACTTCACTGAACAATGCCGTTTATCAACAATTGCTGAAGTACAAAACCATTCGTGTGGTGGAAAAGCCGGAAGAAGAATTGCGGAATGATTTGTCGAAAGGAAGAATCACAGCGATCCTTGATATGCAGCCCAACAGCAGCGGTTCATTTCCTTTGTATAAGATCAGTATTCAAACTTCTACCGCCAGTGTTGACCGGTTGGCAATTCTGCAATCAACCTTGAAAGATGTAATTGTAAATCTCGACCGTCGTGCTGCACCCGATGCACCAACCTATGCAACTATTGATCTGCCGCCACCGATGCCGGGCCGTGTGTATAAAACAATCGATTTTATTTTACCGGGTCAGTTAGGTTTTTCGTTGTTGAGTGCCGGCGTGTTTGGCGTTGCATTTTTATTTTTTAATCTGCGTCAGCAATTGGTGTTGAAACGTTTTTTTGCAACACCTATCCGCAAGGGATATATTTTATTTGGTGAAGGTATCAGCCGGGTGTTGTTTCAATTGATCACTGCTGTTGTCATTTTATTGATCGGTCGTTTTGTGTTTGGATTTACATTGGTGCACGGTGTTGTTACCTTCCTTGAAATGCTGGTATTGAGTCTGGTTGGGTTGATCGTATTTATGGGCTTTGGTTTTGTGGTGAGCGGTTTGGCGAAAAATGAAAGTACCATTCCTCCCTTTGCAAATATGTTTACATTGCCGCAGTTTTTACTGGCAGGTACATTCTTTTCAATCGATACTTTTCCAAAGTGGTTACAGCCGATTTGCAGAGTGTTGCCATTAACACATTTGAACGATGCTATGAGGAATGTGGCTTTTGAAGGAAGTCATTTGATCGACTGTGGCAAACAATTAGGTATTCTCGGCTTATGGGGAATCGGCATCTATGCAATCGCCATTAAAGTGTTTAGATGGGAATGA
- a CDS encoding SRPBCC family protein yields the protein MRLIKMFLFVLLGLFGVVTIIGLFIPSSVKISRGIIVNADSTTMYRELSDVKNWNQWLPWITADSGAIVQLSAVTNQPGSFFRWQGVKYNSAGTITIKEINPDEILLLHELKDMNDAKGGFRVRSTGAKGEVTEVLWYMEYKLRWYPWERFYGIFVDHIIGPAFEKGLEQLKNYAEQQDTDNTTAFITTGN from the coding sequence ATGCGTTTAATAAAAATGTTTTTGTTTGTGTTGTTAGGATTGTTTGGAGTTGTAACGATCATCGGTTTATTTATTCCATCTTCTGTAAAAATTTCAAGAGGAATTATTGTAAACGCAGACAGTACAACAATGTATCGTGAATTGAGCGATGTAAAGAACTGGAATCAATGGTTGCCATGGATCACGGCTGATAGTGGTGCCATTGTGCAACTGTCAGCGGTTACCAATCAACCCGGTTCGTTTTTTCGTTGGCAGGGGGTGAAGTATAACAGTGCAGGAACCATTACGATCAAAGAGATCAATCCTGATGAAATTTTATTGTTGCACGAGTTGAAAGATATGAATGATGCAAAAGGAGGATTTCGTGTAAGAAGCACAGGTGCCAAAGGCGAAGTAACAGAAGTGCTATGGTATATGGAATACAAACTCAGGTGGTATCCATGGGAACGCTTTTACGGTATTTTTGTGGATCATATCATTGGCCCGGCGTTCGAAAAAGGGTTGGAGCAATTAAAAAATTATGCCGAGCAGCAAGATACTGATAACACAACTGCTTTCATTACCACGGGAAACTGA
- a CDS encoding anhydro-N-acetylmuramic acid kinase, with the protein MQQLTAIAQKAQRHIIGLMSGTSVDGLDIAYCRISGEGHNTNIELLAFETISYQPDFKAEIKSVFSKKEVDFEKLCLLNPWVAQQQAAMINTFLQKHNIAKEEVDLIASHGQTVYHAPQALHQQEKFGNATLQIGDGDHMAVDTGIITISDFRQKHIAAGGEGAPLAVYGDYFIFSKKGEDRIMLNMGGIANFTFLPGSMDADKIFSTDTGTGNTLMDALMQQQFPEKYFDEDAAVAKKGTVNGSLLNALKDHPFFQQSFPKTTGPELFNLQYLQTAKERSGTTDLNVYDTIATLNAFSAQTIAEAIIKTMPANSNFHLYASGGGMHNPLLMEQIKQLLPNIPIHLTGELGINPDAKEAVLFAILANECIAGGNMQFSKELKGIPSVTMGKISFPW; encoded by the coding sequence ATGCAACAACTCACAGCCATTGCGCAAAAAGCACAACGCCACATTATTGGTTTAATGAGCGGCACCTCTGTTGATGGATTGGATATTGCTTATTGCCGCATTTCAGGTGAAGGCCATAATACTAACATTGAGTTATTGGCATTTGAGACCATTTCTTATCAACCCGATTTTAAAGCGGAGATCAAATCGGTTTTCTCAAAAAAAGAAGTAGATTTTGAAAAACTTTGTTTGCTCAATCCATGGGTAGCGCAACAACAAGCTGCGATGATCAATACCTTTTTACAAAAGCATAACATCGCAAAAGAAGAGGTGGATCTTATCGCCAGTCATGGACAAACCGTTTATCATGCACCACAAGCATTGCATCAACAGGAAAAATTTGGCAATGCTACGTTGCAGATCGGTGATGGCGATCACATGGCAGTTGATACAGGCATTATTACCATCAGCGATTTCCGGCAGAAACATATTGCAGCAGGTGGCGAAGGCGCACCATTAGCTGTGTATGGCGATTATTTTATTTTTTCGAAGAAGGGTGAAGACCGCATTATGCTCAACATGGGTGGTATTGCAAACTTTACTTTTCTTCCCGGCTCAATGGATGCTGATAAAATTTTCAGTACCGATACGGGCACAGGTAATACATTAATGGATGCGTTGATGCAGCAACAATTTCCCGAAAAGTATTTTGATGAAGACGCAGCTGTTGCAAAAAAAGGAACGGTCAACGGATCATTACTAAATGCATTAAAAGATCATCCGTTCTTTCAACAATCGTTTCCTAAAACAACCGGGCCGGAATTGTTTAATCTGCAGTACTTACAAACTGCAAAAGAACGATCGGGAACAACTGATTTGAATGTGTATGATACAATAGCAACACTGAATGCATTTTCTGCGCAAACAATTGCGGAAGCGATCATCAAAACAATGCCGGCGAACAGTAATTTCCATTTATATGCAAGTGGCGGCGGCATGCACAATCCGTTGTTGATGGAGCAGATCAAACAACTGTTGCCAAACATCCCTATTCATTTAACCGGTGAATTAGGTATTAACCCCGATGCAAAAGAAGCGGTATTATTTGCAATACTTGCCAACGAATGTATTGCAGGAGGTAATATGCAATTCAGTAAAGAGTTGAAAGGAATTCCTTCTGTAACAATGGGCAAGATCAGTTTCCCGTGGTAA
- a CDS encoding DeoR/GlpR family DNA-binding transcription regulator — protein sequence MLKQERQAFIVHQVNLHNRVLSSDLSSQINVSEDTIRRDLQELADKGKIIKVHGGALSKSFSSSINSSNVYSIDAKKTIAQKAASLIQDGMFVMSTGGTTIIELAKALPENLQATFITGSLPAALEYIHHPKIEVIFIGDKLSKSSQITIGADAILKIRQFKVDLCFLGINALDLEHGLTDNDYDVVQVKKAMLGSASKVVALSISEKINTVQNIQVCKANELDLLITELAPDHKIFDPYKKAGMDIL from the coding sequence ATGCTTAAGCAGGAACGTCAAGCGTTTATTGTACACCAGGTAAACCTGCACAATCGTGTACTCTCATCAGATCTCAGTTCACAAATAAATGTATCAGAAGATACGATCCGCCGGGATTTGCAGGAGCTGGCAGATAAAGGCAAGATCATTAAAGTGCATGGCGGTGCTTTATCAAAATCGTTCAGCAGTTCCATCAATTCTTCCAATGTTTATTCCATCGATGCAAAAAAAACCATTGCACAAAAAGCCGCTTCACTTATACAGGATGGCATGTTTGTAATGAGTACCGGTGGTACAACGATTATTGAATTGGCAAAGGCGTTGCCTGAAAATTTGCAAGCCACGTTTATTACCGGAAGTCTACCGGCTGCATTGGAATACATTCATCATCCAAAAATTGAAGTGATCTTTATTGGTGATAAACTTTCGAAAAGTTCGCAGATCACCATTGGTGCCGATGCCATTCTGAAAATAAGGCAATTTAAAGTTGATCTCTGTTTTTTGGGTATCAATGCACTTGATCTGGAACATGGTTTAACAGATAACGATTACGATGTTGTACAGGTAAAGAAAGCAATGCTGGGATCAGCATCAAAAGTAGTAGCGCTTTCTATCTCCGAAAAAATAAATACCGTACAAAATATACAGGTATGTAAAGCAAATGAGCTCGATCTGCTGATAACCGAATTAGCACCCGATCATAAAATTTTTGACCCTTATAAAAAAGCCGGCATGGACATTCTCTAA